In a single window of the Sorangium aterium genome:
- a CDS encoding DUF7716 domain-containing protein, which produces MGTPLLKEILQNWQKYEPDEDIYVPSGIDVTLDTIVTILPFDRHRPRMFEGLEYVLSFEQVGDAIVGLEAQLRRETSAEERLAAVLHYARHDAFIDPQHLPVGGLRE; this is translated from the coding sequence ATGGGGACACCTCTACTAAAAGAAATTCTTCAAAACTGGCAAAAGTACGAGCCCGATGAGGATATTTATGTTCCATCCGGAATAGACGTTACCTTGGACACCATCGTTACCATTCTTCCGTTCGATCGACATCGTCCTCGGATGTTCGAAGGTCTCGAATACGTCTTGAGCTTTGAGCAAGTCGGGGACGCCATCGTCGGGCTCGAGGCCCAGCTTCGACGCGAGACGTCGGCAGAAGAGCGGCTCGCAGCAGTTCTGCATTATGCGCGACATGACGCGTTCATCGATCCCCAGCACCTGCCGGTGGGTGGATTGCGCGAATGA
- a CDS encoding RHS repeat-associated core domain-containing protein, protein MSPVPRWSLRALVPLWMFLACVLASGGCQCVFGEPPPEPPGLVACRTQRAHSPATSRPAPEVETVAAGTIPGTFSITSTGESVYTMDLATPPARAGMGPGLQIVYRSDGGDGVLGNGFSLTGLSAITRCPKSLAQDGEIRGVRYDGDDGLCLDGQRLVPVGQAPGTIEYRTFPDTFVKVVGHYPPEGGAPAEALFFEAYLPTGRVVEYGRTEGSKPLARGSVPRAWLANEARDGRGNAMTYAYCLAEAEDGHAAEYAVDEIRYTSFEGAPSLEPSRAVRFVYGNKDSAAVRTGYSGGMALQRSLRLEEIQMLGPGDALVRSYGFRYELSPTTSRTLLTQVEECASDGVCKPPTRFQYSRGKPGFERLTTDIDKPVSEKASPMVFDIDADGLDDLVIPDIVAGSSTPSHPITAWGVARNLGPRASPSFLAAPELAFLQDWLFVADPDGPSDPALLQPELGTVLDYNDDGQMDVLLHDVFDTKTTWHVLLSQPDRTFALHDTGIRRPFPLGVTPTPPSLISPGASVHLADLDGDSVPDLIQCQDHAEELVPNPLSAVWSVHLWRPARGATPAGFDRTGESIELLTGYPCPMELHTLDIDADSTIDLIVPSVRLFGDGTALIGESYEAIMRRGEGRWGVIDTKLPVVPRGGRVVFLDVNGDGLPDAVESGFSGQLYTYVNTGSTFVISPFRTVDAFSFGDLLGVPDQDALFRLAVPLDFNGDGRQDLLMPVPPGMLLSGSNVLPSWAVLQATGDLAGPPFKLVDAGVPFEAKLGDAITLADPRGPRTGDLNGDGAQDVILPLGGVFNVFQNLSADQDLLVAVSDGMNAHEPTEPGFVPNVSISYGHLTDAPVTSGGAEEDPDRRSALYVARSGAADDCGYPRRCVVGPRRVVSAYALNNGGDRARRFEVGYRDGRYHRLGRGFLGFGERIVTDLDTGAVTIDVYDHVTFDDELQVFPFAGSVQRTWHGAPGLPSQPRPEQIELSFSDVTRTLVPTNDGATYFTLPTERRVRRAQGVYPPPGGAVPSVEAYVREIGRGGDGATLLRDSVSKVTDFDRFGNVRAEEVSTDGVDLTLKVTRTFKNDTERWVLGQLETQKECSAAAGMSQCRTLSRTTTIYGEVETESTESDDGLPDTKLTLSYARDDFGNITGVTAEDAFGHKRTSSTDFDEEGMLPEKYVNAAGHTTLVEFDDALGVLLKRVDPNQLVTTWAHDGFGRPGRETRPDGTTTTVALSRINDGGPAQDAWRVRQRRITTGGADDTVEFDSLGRPIRWLGYGPEPEPSEGSGDAKRIMQEVVYDALGEHIARRSVPVREDTPESGILYDRYEYDAVGREVRHTTPWNATTTTAYDGLQVRVTDPLDHVTVTEQDPLGRIKTITDAADGITRYAYGPFGLLHTVTDPGEAVTRATRDAFGRVRQLDDPDRGTTVSIHDGFGELIWSTDALERKATWTYDALGRPRSRVDQDGAESLTTTWTWDTAAHGVGKLHTLASPDGEKTYGYTGRGQLDTIALRIDGERSPLEARLGYDELGRVETVTYPAPAGAAPFVVAHDRDAHGHVLAVRDSGTNLVYWRLADVDNAGRFREEVFGNGAVTERTYFADKQRLRHMATQSGAGEVQDLDYGFDDLLDLTRRTDALQPENTTERFRYDSLHRLTCAYFSDIESSAAPCALRYDYRPNGNLTFKSDVGDLLYDDPLHPHAVTGAGTDTFAHDAVGNQTARPGGTTVRYTPFDLPERITQGASTITFGYDGDQQRIRKTTPEKETLYFGDLYERVTEAVSGAVEHRYHVHSPERVVAIVTRGGSDDGTRYVHVDHLGSVDALTDEDGDVIERRSYDPFGQRKNPVWGERPPASFPSETTQGFTGHESDDELGLVNMKGRIYDPRIGRFLTTDPIVSIPSFGQSWNPYSYVLNNPLAYVDPGGFQQALPQAGPPPVRADFTMEELGLDPIVIDVGGQWPENEPRADTDTNTMAAETGGAVPPIDVSVLGTSAGFVPQPALSWTETTSPASLVGESLLGAAEGTGELALGLARSLVLNAVTLGGYGTYALGRAMWDGYQDDGVLGALNAVNPLYEIGRNGVDTALAIDREDYRAAGAAGVKTILLGAATVFGAGRGLGALAEESTAAAGAATVTPRAYSVAFETAIPKAGIGRYPAHFAAANENLLRAMADPQLAPMIRQTIGQQFESTILSPTGRVLGRSPTGWTWHHVPGRPGVLQLVPSEQHASGSAWQHLLHPNGQGGMSEWGHLY, encoded by the coding sequence ATGTCGCCAGTTCCGCGTTGGTCGCTCCGGGCGTTGGTGCCGCTCTGGATGTTTCTCGCTTGCGTGCTCGCGTCGGGCGGGTGCCAGTGCGTCTTCGGTGAGCCGCCTCCGGAGCCGCCTGGCCTCGTCGCCTGCCGGACGCAGCGCGCGCACAGCCCTGCCACGTCCCGCCCCGCGCCGGAGGTCGAGACCGTCGCCGCCGGCACCATCCCGGGGACGTTCTCCATCACGAGCACCGGCGAGTCCGTGTACACCATGGACCTGGCCACCCCGCCCGCGCGTGCGGGCATGGGGCCCGGGCTCCAGATCGTCTACCGCAGCGACGGCGGCGACGGCGTGCTCGGCAACGGTTTCTCCCTCACCGGGCTGTCCGCGATCACACGATGTCCGAAGAGCCTCGCGCAAGACGGTGAGATCCGCGGCGTGCGCTACGACGGAGACGACGGGCTCTGCCTCGACGGCCAGCGCCTCGTCCCCGTGGGACAGGCCCCGGGAACCATCGAGTACCGCACGTTCCCGGATACCTTCGTCAAGGTGGTCGGTCACTACCCTCCGGAAGGCGGTGCGCCCGCCGAGGCGCTCTTCTTCGAGGCCTATCTGCCCACCGGCCGCGTCGTCGAGTACGGGCGCACCGAGGGCAGCAAGCCGCTCGCGCGTGGCAGCGTCCCGCGCGCGTGGCTCGCGAACGAGGCCCGTGACGGCCGCGGCAACGCCATGACGTACGCGTACTGCCTCGCAGAGGCCGAGGACGGCCATGCGGCCGAATATGCGGTGGACGAGATCCGCTACACGAGCTTCGAGGGCGCGCCGTCGCTGGAGCCTTCCCGGGCGGTGCGGTTCGTCTACGGGAACAAGGACTCGGCCGCGGTTCGCACGGGCTACTCGGGCGGCATGGCGCTCCAGCGCTCGCTTCGCCTGGAGGAGATCCAGATGCTCGGTCCGGGCGACGCGCTGGTCCGGAGCTACGGTTTCCGCTACGAGCTGAGCCCGACGACGAGCCGGACGCTCCTCACCCAGGTCGAGGAGTGCGCGAGCGACGGGGTCTGCAAGCCCCCGACACGGTTTCAGTACAGCCGCGGAAAACCCGGATTCGAGCGGCTCACGACGGACATCGACAAGCCGGTCTCCGAGAAGGCGAGCCCGATGGTGTTCGACATCGACGCCGACGGCCTCGACGATCTCGTGATTCCGGACATCGTCGCGGGGTCTAGCACGCCGTCGCATCCGATCACCGCGTGGGGGGTGGCGCGCAACCTCGGGCCCCGCGCCTCGCCATCCTTTCTCGCGGCGCCGGAGCTCGCCTTCCTCCAGGATTGGCTGTTCGTCGCCGATCCGGATGGACCGTCCGACCCGGCCCTTCTTCAGCCCGAGCTCGGGACGGTGCTCGATTACAACGACGATGGGCAGATGGACGTCTTGCTCCACGACGTCTTCGACACCAAGACCACATGGCACGTGCTCCTGTCCCAGCCGGACCGGACCTTCGCGCTCCATGACACGGGCATCCGCCGGCCGTTCCCGCTCGGGGTCACGCCTACGCCCCCGAGCCTGATCAGCCCCGGCGCCTCGGTGCACCTCGCCGATCTCGACGGCGACTCGGTGCCGGATCTGATCCAGTGCCAGGACCACGCCGAGGAGCTGGTACCGAACCCGCTCTCCGCGGTGTGGTCCGTCCACCTCTGGAGGCCCGCGCGTGGTGCGACGCCCGCGGGATTCGACCGCACGGGCGAGTCGATCGAGCTGCTCACCGGCTATCCCTGCCCGATGGAGCTCCACACGCTCGACATCGACGCCGACAGCACGATCGATCTCATCGTGCCCTCCGTGAGGTTGTTTGGTGACGGGACGGCCCTCATCGGAGAAAGCTACGAGGCGATCATGCGCCGGGGCGAGGGACGCTGGGGGGTCATCGACACCAAGCTCCCTGTCGTGCCGCGGGGGGGCCGCGTTGTCTTTCTCGACGTCAACGGCGACGGCCTGCCCGATGCCGTCGAATCCGGCTTTAGCGGCCAGCTCTACACCTACGTCAACACGGGGTCGACGTTCGTGATATCGCCGTTCCGGACCGTCGACGCGTTCAGCTTCGGCGATCTGCTGGGGGTCCCGGACCAGGACGCGCTTTTCCGCCTCGCGGTGCCGCTCGACTTCAACGGCGATGGACGGCAGGATCTCCTCATGCCCGTCCCGCCAGGCATGCTGCTGAGTGGCTCCAATGTCCTCCCCTCCTGGGCCGTCCTGCAAGCGACGGGCGACCTGGCGGGGCCGCCGTTCAAGCTCGTCGACGCAGGGGTTCCTTTCGAGGCCAAACTCGGTGACGCGATCACGCTCGCCGATCCGCGCGGGCCGCGCACCGGCGATCTCAACGGGGACGGGGCCCAGGATGTGATCCTGCCGCTCGGCGGTGTGTTCAACGTCTTCCAGAACCTCTCGGCCGACCAGGATCTCCTGGTCGCGGTCTCTGACGGGATGAACGCGCACGAGCCGACCGAGCCGGGCTTCGTGCCCAACGTGAGCATCTCGTACGGCCACCTGACCGATGCGCCGGTCACGAGCGGAGGCGCGGAGGAGGATCCGGACCGGAGGAGCGCGCTCTACGTCGCGCGTTCCGGCGCGGCGGACGACTGCGGCTATCCGCGGCGCTGCGTCGTGGGCCCCCGCCGGGTGGTCAGCGCGTACGCGCTCAACAACGGCGGGGATCGAGCAAGGCGCTTCGAGGTCGGCTACCGCGACGGGCGCTACCACCGGCTGGGCCGCGGATTTCTCGGGTTCGGCGAGCGGATCGTCACCGACCTGGATACGGGTGCCGTGACGATCGACGTCTACGACCACGTCACCTTCGACGACGAGCTGCAGGTCTTTCCCTTCGCGGGGAGCGTCCAGCGGACGTGGCACGGCGCTCCGGGGCTGCCCAGCCAGCCCAGACCGGAGCAGATCGAGCTCTCGTTCAGCGACGTGACGCGGACGCTCGTACCGACGAACGACGGCGCGACGTACTTCACGCTGCCCACCGAGCGCCGGGTGAGGCGAGCGCAAGGGGTCTATCCGCCCCCGGGCGGCGCGGTGCCCTCCGTCGAGGCGTACGTGCGGGAGATCGGGCGAGGCGGCGACGGCGCGACCCTGCTGCGCGACTCGGTATCGAAGGTGACGGACTTCGACAGGTTCGGCAACGTGCGCGCCGAGGAGGTCTCGACGGATGGCGTCGACCTGACGCTCAAGGTCACGCGGACGTTCAAGAACGACACCGAGCGCTGGGTCCTCGGCCAGCTCGAAACGCAGAAGGAGTGCAGCGCGGCGGCCGGGATGTCGCAGTGCCGGACCCTCTCGCGAACGACCACGATCTACGGCGAGGTGGAGACCGAGTCCACCGAGAGCGACGACGGCCTTCCGGACACGAAGCTGACCCTCAGCTATGCGCGCGACGACTTCGGGAACATCACCGGCGTCACGGCGGAGGACGCCTTCGGGCACAAGCGCACATCCAGCACGGACTTCGACGAGGAGGGCATGCTCCCCGAGAAGTACGTGAACGCGGCCGGGCACACCACCCTCGTGGAGTTCGACGACGCGCTCGGCGTGCTCCTCAAGCGGGTCGATCCGAATCAGCTCGTGACGACGTGGGCGCATGACGGTTTCGGACGGCCCGGCCGCGAGACGCGCCCGGATGGCACGACGACGACGGTCGCGCTCTCCCGCATCAATGACGGCGGCCCGGCGCAGGATGCGTGGCGGGTGAGGCAGCGGAGGATCACGACCGGCGGTGCCGACGATACGGTGGAGTTCGACAGCCTCGGCCGCCCGATCCGATGGCTAGGGTATGGGCCCGAACCGGAGCCGTCGGAGGGCTCGGGCGATGCGAAGCGCATCATGCAGGAAGTCGTGTACGACGCGCTGGGCGAGCACATCGCGCGGCGCTCGGTGCCGGTCAGGGAGGACACGCCCGAGAGCGGGATCCTGTACGATCGCTATGAGTACGATGCCGTAGGCCGCGAAGTGCGGCATACGACGCCTTGGAACGCGACCACGACGACGGCATACGATGGCCTGCAGGTGCGCGTCACCGACCCGCTCGATCATGTGACGGTGACCGAGCAGGACCCGCTGGGGCGCATCAAGACCATCACCGACGCGGCCGACGGGATCACCCGTTACGCGTACGGCCCCTTCGGACTGCTGCATACGGTCACCGATCCGGGCGAGGCAGTGACGCGCGCGACGCGCGACGCATTCGGCCGCGTCCGTCAGCTCGACGATCCCGATCGGGGCACGACGGTCTCGATCCATGACGGCTTCGGCGAGCTGATTTGGTCGACCGATGCGCTCGAGCGAAAGGCCACCTGGACGTACGACGCGCTCGGTCGACCCCGCTCGCGCGTGGACCAGGACGGTGCCGAGAGCCTGACGACCACGTGGACCTGGGACACCGCGGCGCATGGCGTCGGCAAGCTCCATACGCTCGCGAGCCCGGACGGGGAGAAGACGTACGGGTACACGGGCCGTGGCCAGCTCGACACGATCGCGCTCCGCATTGACGGCGAGCGCTCTCCCCTGGAGGCCAGGCTGGGTTACGACGAGCTCGGCCGCGTCGAGACGGTCACGTACCCGGCGCCGGCCGGCGCGGCGCCGTTCGTCGTGGCCCACGATCGCGACGCGCACGGCCATGTGCTTGCTGTGCGCGACAGCGGAACGAACCTCGTCTACTGGCGCTTGGCCGACGTGGACAACGCGGGGCGCTTCCGGGAGGAGGTGTTCGGCAACGGAGCCGTCACGGAGCGGACCTACTTCGCCGACAAGCAGCGCCTGAGGCACATGGCGACGCAGAGCGGCGCTGGGGAGGTGCAGGACCTGGACTACGGGTTCGACGATCTCCTGGATCTCACGCGCCGCACCGATGCGCTCCAGCCCGAGAACACGACGGAGCGCTTCCGGTACGATTCGCTCCATCGGCTGACGTGCGCGTACTTCAGCGATATCGAGAGCTCGGCGGCGCCCTGCGCGCTCCGCTACGACTACCGCCCGAACGGCAATCTCACCTTCAAGTCGGACGTCGGTGACCTCTTGTATGACGACCCGCTGCACCCGCACGCGGTCACCGGCGCGGGTACGGACACCTTCGCGCATGACGCTGTCGGCAATCAGACCGCGCGGCCCGGTGGCACGACGGTGCGCTATACGCCGTTCGATCTGCCGGAGCGCATCACGCAGGGCGCGAGCACCATCACGTTCGGCTACGACGGCGACCAGCAGCGGATCCGCAAGACCACCCCGGAAAAGGAGACGCTCTACTTCGGCGACCTGTACGAGCGGGTCACAGAGGCGGTATCGGGCGCCGTAGAGCATCGGTACCATGTCCATTCGCCGGAGCGTGTGGTAGCGATCGTGACCCGGGGAGGCTCGGACGACGGCACCCGTTACGTGCATGTCGATCACCTCGGCTCCGTCGATGCGCTCACCGACGAGGACGGCGACGTGATCGAGCGGCGGAGCTACGACCCGTTCGGACAGCGCAAGAACCCCGTCTGGGGAGAGCGCCCGCCTGCGTCGTTCCCGAGCGAGACAACGCAGGGGTTCACAGGGCACGAGAGCGACGACGAGCTCGGGCTTGTGAACATGAAGGGCAGGATCTACGATCCCAGGATCGGGCGGTTTTTGACGACGGACCCGATCGTGTCGATCCCGTCCTTCGGGCAGAGCTGGAATCCGTACAGCTACGTGCTGAACAACCCGCTCGCGTACGTCGACCCAGGTGGCTTTCAGCAAGCGCTCCCGCAGGCTGGGCCCCCGCCGGTCCGCGCGGACTTCACGATGGAAGAGCTCGGCCTCGACCCGATCGTCATCGACGTGGGCGGCCAATGGCCGGAGAACGAGCCGCGCGCCGACACCGATACCAATACCATGGCTGCCGAGACGGGCGGCGCCGTGCCGCCGATCGACGTCAGCGTGCTCGGGACGAGCGCGGGCTTCGTGCCCCAGCCAGCGCTGTCGTGGACGGAGACCACGAGCCCCGCCAGTCTGGTCGGCGAGAGCTTGCTCGGCGCTGCCGAGGGGACGGGCGAACTGGCGCTCGGTCTCGCGCGATCGCTGGTCCTGAATGCGGTTACGCTGGGCGGCTACGGCACCTACGCGCTCGGCCGCGCGATGTGGGACGGCTACCAGGACGACGGCGTTCTCGGCGCGCTCAATGCCGTCAACCCGCTCTACGAAATTGGGCGCAATGGGGTCGACACGGCCCTCGCCATCGACCGGGAGGATTATCGGGCAGCGGGTGCGGCGGGGGTGAAGACGATCCTCCTCGGCGCGGCGACGGTGTTCGGCGCGGGGAGGGGGCTGGGAGCGCTCGCGGAGGAGTCGACGGCTGCGGCGGGAGCCGCAACGGTAACACCGAGAGCGTACTCGGTCGCGTTCGAGACCGCTATCCCGAAGGCCGGGATCGGCCGATACCCTGCGCACTTCGCGGCAGCGAATGAGAATTTGCTTCGAGCGATGGCTGATCCACAGCTTGCGCCAATGATTCGTCAGACCATAGGGCAACAGTTTGAGAGCACGATCCTGAGTCCAACAGGCCGCGTTCTTGGAAGATCACCCACGGGGTGGACATGGCATCATGTTCCCGGTAGACCTGGCGTACTTCAGCTGGTTCCGAGCGAGCAACACGCGTCGGGTTCGGCCTGGCAGCATCTACTTCACCCAAACGGACAGGGAGGGATGAGTGAATGGGGACACCTCTACTAA
- a CDS encoding energy transducer TonB family protein, protein MRDMTRSSIPSTCRWVDCANESARREQADQLQVVGPMLRNAPVGLLYVEVPSLASEFAQGLRAPSRFRPKARATLPPVLAEKYVKRDCSYARWLDRRALRPSVLPWSRSKPCVALNLLTMAALGMSCSTTAPSTRHTVSHHRLTVEEWRATQALDDVYVPDVKAGNTAALGGARVPFALYIVSMHERLHEVYGEELTAAREANPELRDAADLAVLIEIVVNQADGRLAKLGVAKSSGSVVFDVVALSALRRAAPFDVPPPSISSPGGKVYVHWTFHADPYQACSPRNARPFLLAKAPSSTTATSASKHGP, encoded by the coding sequence ATGCGCGACATGACGCGTTCATCGATCCCCAGCACCTGCCGGTGGGTGGATTGCGCGAATGAATCGGCTCGTCGCGAGCAAGCCGACCAGCTCCAGGTCGTCGGCCCGATGCTGCGCAACGCGCCCGTTGGCCTGCTCTACGTCGAGGTGCCCTCCCTTGCCTCTGAGTTCGCCCAGGGGCTGCGTGCGCCGTCGCGGTTCCGCCCGAAAGCGCGCGCTACGCTCCCGCCGGTCTTGGCCGAGAAGTACGTGAAGCGAGATTGTTCGTATGCTCGATGGCTTGACCGGAGGGCCTTGCGCCCAAGCGTTTTGCCATGGTCACGCAGCAAGCCATGCGTCGCACTGAACCTCTTGACGATGGCAGCGCTCGGGATGTCATGCTCCACGACAGCGCCTTCGACAAGACACACTGTCTCCCATCACCGACTGACCGTCGAAGAGTGGCGAGCCACACAAGCGCTGGACGATGTTTATGTCCCCGACGTCAAGGCAGGGAACACCGCCGCGCTCGGCGGGGCACGTGTTCCCTTTGCCCTCTATATCGTTTCCATGCACGAGCGCCTCCACGAGGTATATGGGGAGGAGTTGACAGCCGCGCGCGAGGCGAACCCCGAGCTCCGCGACGCGGCAGATCTCGCGGTGTTGATCGAAATCGTCGTCAATCAGGCGGATGGCCGCCTCGCGAAGCTGGGCGTCGCCAAATCCAGTGGATCCGTCGTCTTCGATGTGGTCGCGCTCTCGGCATTGCGACGCGCAGCCCCCTTCGACGTGCCACCACCTTCGATCTCGTCCCCGGGCGGCAAGGTCTATGTGCACTGGACTTTTCATGCCGATCCGTATCAGGCATGTAGTCCCAGGAATGCGAGACCATTCCTGCTCGCCAAGGCACCTTCCTCGACGACTGCCACGAGCGCATCCAAGCATGGGCCTTAG